From Pan paniscus chromosome 6, NHGRI_mPanPan1-v2.0_pri, whole genome shotgun sequence, one genomic window encodes:
- the LMTK2 gene encoding serine/threonine-protein kinase LMTK2 isoform X3, whose translation MRGDSQTMLLQRMACEVAAGLAAMHKLHFLHSDLALRNCFLTSDLNVKVGDYGIGFSRYKEDYIETDDKKVFPLRWTAPELVTSFQDRLLTADQTKYSNIWSLGVTLWELFDNAAQPYPNLSNLDVLNQVIRERDTKLPKPQLEQPYSDRWYEVLQFCWLSPEKRPAAEDVHRLLTYLRLQSQRDSEVDFEQQWNALKPNTNSRDSSNNAAFPILDHFARDRLGREMEEVLTVTETSQGLSFEYVWEAAKHDHFDERSRGHLDEGLSYTSIFYPVEVFESSLSDPGPGKQDDSGQDVPLRVPGVVPVFDAHNLSVGSDYYIQLEEKSGSNLELDYPPALLTTDMDNPERTGPELSQLTALRSVELEESSTDEDFFQSSTDPKDSSLPGDLHVTSGPESPFNNIFNDLDKSEDLPSHQKIFDLMELNGVQADFKPATLSSSLDNPKESVITGHFEKEKPRKLFDSEPLCLSDNLMHQDNFDPLNVQELSENFLFLQEKNLLKGSLSSKEHINDLQTELKNAGFTEAMLETSRRNSLDTELQFAENKPGLSLLQENVSTKGDNTDVMLTGDTLSTSLQSSPEVQVPPTSFETEETPRRVPPDSLPTQGETQPTCLDVIVPEDCLRQDISPDAVTVPVEILSTDARTHSLDDRSQDSPGESEETLRLTESDSVLADDILASRVSVGSSLPELGQELHNKPFSEDHHSHRRLEKNLEAVETLNQLNSKDAAKEAGLVSALSSDSTSQDSLLEDSLSAPFPASEPSLETPDSLESVDVHEALLDSLGSHTPQKLVPPDKPADSGYETENLESPEWTLHPAPEGTADSEPATTGDGGHSGLPPNPVIVISDAGDGHRGTEVTPETFTAGSQGSYRDSAYFSDNDSEPEKRSEEVPGTSPSALVLVQEQPLPEPVLPEQSPAAQDSCLEARKSQPDESCLSALHNSSDLELRATPEPAQTGVPRQVHPTEDEASSPWSVLNAELSSGDDFETQDDRPCTLASTGTNTNELLAYTNSALDKSLSSHSEGPKLKEPDIEGKYLGKLGVSGMLDLSEDGMDADEEDENSDDSDEDLRAFNLHSLSSESEDETEHPVPIILSNEDGRHLRSLLKPTAADAPDPLPEDWKKEKKAVTFFDDVTVYLFDQETPTKELGPCGGVACGPDLSGPVPASGSPYLSRCINSESSTDEEGGGFEWDDDFSPDPFMSKTTSNLLSSKPSLQTSKYFSPPPPARSTEQSWPHSAPYSRFSISPANIASFSLTHLTDSDIEQGGSSEDGEKD comes from the exons TGATTTAGCCCTGCGGAATTGTTTTCTCACCTCTGACTTAAATGTGAAAGTGGGAGATTACGGAATAGGATTCAGCAGGTACAAG GAGGATTATATTGAAACAGATGATAAAAAAGTTTTCCCTCTGCGATGGACTGCTCCAGAATTAGTAACCAGCTTTCAAGACAGACTGCTAACTGCAGATCAGACTAAGTATAGTAATATCTG GTCCCTGGGTGTGACACTTTGGGAGCTTTTTGACAATGCCGCACAGCCGTATCCAAACCTTTCCAACTTAGATGTCCTCAACCAAGTCAttagagagagagacacaaaacTCCCGAAGCCCCAGCTGGAGCAGCCCTACTCTGATAGATG GTATGAAGTCTTACAGTTCTGTTGGCTGTCACCAGAAAAGAGACCCGCGGCTGAAGATGTGCACAGGCTGCTGACTTACCTGCGGCTGCAGAGCCAGCGGGACTCAGAGGTTGACTTTGAACAGCAGTGGAACGCTCTGAAGCCGAACACAAACAGCAGAGACTCCTCCAACAATGCTGCATTCCCAATTCTCGACCACTTTGCCAGGGACCGGCTGGGTCGTGAAATGGAGGAAGTCCTCACCGTGACTGAAACCAGCCAGGGCCTGAGCTTCGAGTATGTCTGGGAGGCCGCTAAGCACGACCACTTTGACGAGCGCAGCCGGGGCCACCTGGACGAAGGCTTGTCCTACACGAGCATCTTCTATCCGGTTGAAGTTTTTGAGAGTTCGCTTTCAGATCCTGGGCCCGGAAAGCAAGATGACAGCGGCCAGGATGTCCCCCTGAGGGTCCCTGGAGTGGTTCCTGTTTTTGATGCCCACAACCTTTCTGTTGGAAGCGACTATTATATCCAGTTAGAAGAAAAAAGTGGTAGTAACTTGGAGCTTGATTACCCACCAGCGCTGCTCACAACCGACATGGATAATCCAGAAAGGACTGGCCCTGAACTGTCCCAGCTCACGGCGCTCAGGAGCGTTGAACTTGAGGAGTCCAGTACGGATGAGGACTTCTTCCAAAGCAGTACAGACCCCAAAGACTCTAGCTTACCAGGGGACTTACACGTGACCAGTGGCCCCGAGAGCCCTTTCAACAATATATTTAATGATCTGGACAAATCGGAAGATTTGCCCAGTCACCAAAAAATATTCGActtaatggaattaaatggagttcAAGCCGACTTTAAACCTGCCACTTTAAGTTCCAGTTTGGATAACCCCAAAGAGTCAGTCATAACGGGCCACTTTGAGAAAGAAAAGCCCCGTAAGCTTTTTGACAGTGAGCCTCTCTGCCTATCAGATAATCTTATGCACCAAGATAATTTTGATCCATTGAATGTTCAAGAATTGtcagaaaactttttatttcttcaagagAAAAACTTACTAAAAGGCTCATTGTCCAGCAAAGAACACATAAATGATCTTCAGACAGAACTTAAGAATGCTGGTTTTACTGAAGCTATGTTAGAAACGTCACGTAGAAACTCTTTAGATACTGAGCTTCAGTTTGCTGAAAATAAGCCAGGCTTGTCTTTGTTGCAGGAAAATGTAAGCACAAAGGGTGACAATACAGATGTCATGCTCACAGGTGACACTTTGAGCACCTCATTGCAGTCTTCCCCGGAAGTGCAGGTACCTCCTACCTCCTTCGAAACAGAAGAAACGCCCCGTCGGGTACCCCCAGACTCACTCCCAACACAGGGAGAAACCCAGCCCACGTGTTTAGATGTTATTGTCCCGGAGGACTGTCTCCGCCAGGACATCAGTCCAGACGCTGTGACTGTCCCGGTTGAAATTCTCTCAACCGATGCCAGAACccacagcctggatgacaggtcCCAGGACTCTCCTGGCGAGAGTGAGGAGACCCTGCGACTCACCGAAAGTGACTCTGTTCTTGCTGATGACATCCTTGCCAGCAGGGTGAGTGTAGGGAGTAGTCTCCCGGAACTGGGACAGGAATTACACAATAAACCATTTTCGGAAGACCATCACAGTCATCGCCGGCTAGAGAAAAACTTAGAGGCTGTGGAGACTTTAAATCAGCTCAATTCTAAAGACGCAGCAAAAGAAGCAGGCTTGGTGTCTGCCCTCTCCTCGGACTCAACCAGTCAGGACAGCCTCCTGGAGGACAGCTTGTCagcacccttcccagcctctgagcCGTCCCTGGAAACCCCGGACTCTCTGGAGTCAGTGGATGTCCACGAAGCGCTACTGGACTCTTTAGGATCTCACACTCCCCAGAAACTAGTGCCCCCCGATAAGCCGGCAGACAGCGGCTACGAAACAGAGAACTTGGAGTCTCCTGAGTGGACCTTGCATCCCGCTCCCGAGGGCACCGCAGACTCAGAACCAGCCACCACGGGCGATGGCGGCCACAGCGGTCTGCCTCCCAACCCGGTCATTGTCATCTCAGATGCCGGCGATGGTCACAGAGGCACAGAAGTGACCCCTGAGACATTCACAGCTGGCTCCCAGGGTTCATACCGAGACTCTGCGTACTTCTCAGACAATGACTCTGAGCCCGAGAAAAGGTCTGAGGAGGTCCCGGGAACCTCCCCATCCGCCTTGGTGTTGGTACAGGAGCAGCCCCTACCTGAGCCAGTCCTCCCCGAGCAAAGTCCTGCTGCCCAGGATAGCTGCCTGGAAGCCAGAAAGAGCCAGCCAGATGAAAGTTGTCTGTCTGCTTtgcacaactccagtgacctggaaTTAAGAGCCACGCCGGAGCCAGCACAGACTGGTGTTCCCCGGCAGGTGCATCCCACGGAAGACGAGGCCAGCAGTCCCTGGAGTGTGCTGAACGCAGAACTTAGCAGCGGCGATGACTTCGAGACACAGGACGATCGCCCCTGCACCCTCGCTTCCACGGGGACCAACACGAACGAACTCCTTGCCTACACCAATTCTGCGCTGGACAAGTCCCTGTCCAGCCACTCTGAGGGCCCGAAGTTGAAGGAGCCGGACATCGAAGGGAAGTACCTGGGGAAACTCGGGGTGTCAGGGATGCTCGACCTCTCAGAGGACGGGATGGATGCGGACGAGGAGGACGAAAACAGCGACGACTCGGACGAGGACCTGCGGGCCTTCAACCTGCATAGCCTCAGCTCCGAGTCGGAGGACGAGACCGAGCACCCCGTGCCCATCATCCTCAGCAACGAGGACGGAAGGCACCTGCGGAGTCTGTTGAAGCCCACAGCGGCCGATGCCCCCGACCCGCTGCCCGAGGactggaagaaggaaaagaaggcagTCACGTTTTTCGATGATGTCACAGTCTACCTGTTTGACCAG GAGACCCCAACCAAAGAGCTGGGGCCCTGTGGAGGAGTGGCGTGCGGCCCGGACCTGAGCGGCCCAGTCCCAGCCTCAGGCTCTCCCTACCTGAGCAGGTGCATCAACTCCGAAAGCTCCACCGACGAAGAAG gtgGTGGCTTTGAGTGGGATGATGACTTCTCCCCAGATCCTTTTATGTCAAAGACAACAAGTAACCTGCTCAGCTCCAAGCCTTCTCTCCAAACATCCAAGTACTTTTCTCCGCCGCCACCGGCCCGGAGCACGGAGCAGAGCTGGCCGCACTCGGCGCCTTACTCCCGGTTCTCCATCTCTCCCGCCAACATTGCCAGCTTTTCCCTCACACACCTGACCGACTCGGACATCGAGCAGGGCG GAAGCAGCGAAGACGGAGAAAAGGACTAG
- the BHLHA15 gene encoding class A basic helix-loop-helix protein 15, with protein sequence MKTKNRPPRRRAPVQDTEATPGEGTPDGSLPNPGPEPAKGLRSRPARAAAGAPGEGRRRRPGPSGPGGRRDSSIQRRLESNERERQRMHKLNNAFQALREVIPHVRADKKLSKIETLTLAKNYIKSLTATILTMSSSRLPGLEGPGPKLYQHYQQQQQVAGGALGATEAQPQGHLQRYSTQIHSFREGT encoded by the coding sequence ATGAAGACCAAGAACCGGCCGCCACGGCGCCGGGCCCCGGTGCAGGACACAGAGGCCACCCCCGGGGAGGGGACGCCCGACGGGTCCCTGCCGAACCCGGGGCCAGAGCCGGCCAAGGGTCTGCGGAGCCGGCCGGCCCGGGCCGCAGCAGGGGCTCCGGGCGAGGGCAGGCGCAGGCGTCCAGGACCCTCCGGGCCCGGTGGCCGTCGTGACAGCAGCATCCAGCGGCGGCTGGAGAGCAACGAGAGGGAGCGGCAGCGGATGCACAAGCTAAATAACGCCTTCCAGGCCCTGCGTGAAGTCATCCCCCACGTGCGCGCGGACAAGAAGCTCTCCAAGATCGAGACGCTCACGCTGGCCAAGAACTACATCAAATCGCTGACGGCCACCATCCTGACCATGTCCAGCAGCCGCCTCCCAGGCCTGGAGGGGCCAGGCCCCAAGCTCTACCAGCactaccagcagcagcagcaagtggCTGGGGGTGCGTTGGGGGCCACGGAGGCCCAGCCCCAGGGCCACCTGCAGAGGTACTCCACGCAGATCCACAGCTTCCGAGAGGGCACCTAG